Below is a genomic region from Brassica rapa cultivar Chiifu-401-42 chromosome A08, CAAS_Brap_v3.01, whole genome shotgun sequence.
GTAAGAGGTGAGCTCTATCTCCGTGCTTCTGAGCTTCAGAAGGAAGGCAAAAAGGTAATTTCACTACTTTCTTCTGCCTTTAGAGTTTAGACAGAGTCATGTGATCTTTACTTCTCTTTTAGGACTCTGACTAATTTGGGTTTGAGTATTACATATAAACAGATCATTTTCACAAACGTTGGGAACCCTCATGCTTTAGGACAGAAGCCTCTCACTTTTCCTCGCcaggtatatataatataattctgAGGACTTCAATCTATTAAATGTAACACTAACAGCTAATCACTTGCAGGTGGTTGCGCTCTGTCAAGCTCCGTTTCTACTAGATGACCCCAATGTTGGTATGCTTTTCCCAGCTGATGCTATTGCAAGAGCTAAGCATTATCTCTCCTTGACTTCTGGCGGTTtaggtattattattattattatgttcaCCAAACTACTCATTACTTAGCCAGTTGTCAGAAAGTTATTTACTTTTGTCTCTGTGTGTGTGTTCATCAGGTGCTTACAGTGACTCAAGAGGCCTTCCTGGAGTCAGGAAAGAGGTTGCTGAGTTCATTCAAAGACGTGATGGCTATCCAAGGTGATGATTGCTTAGAGCTAGCAACCGTTTGTTGTAGTTGAGATATGTTTGTTGTAACCGTTTGTTTTCCACACAGTGACCCAGAACTCATATTCCTCACTGATGGAGCTAGCAAAGGTGTGATGCAAATCTTGAACTGTGTTATACGCGGTGAGGGAGATGGGGTAATGCTCTGTCTCAAGAGGTCTTAAGTATCTGCTATGATTTTACTCCTGGGACTTCATCTATTTACCGTTTTGCAGATTCTAGTGCCGGTTCCACAGTATCCACTCTACTCAGCAACCATATCACTCTTGGGTGGTTCTCTTGTTCCTTACTATCTCGATGAGTCTGAGAACTGGGGGCTTGATGTCAACAACCTTAGACAGTCCGTTGCTCAGGCTCGTTCTCAAGGGATCTCGGTAAGCACTCTTTCGTTCTCTTGCAGTTAGCCTAGAAGCATATGTTTACAAACTCTTCTTGAAATTGGTATATACACAGGTAAGGGCAATGGTGATCATTAACCCTGGGAACCCAACTGGTCAGTGTCTAAGCGAAGCTAACTTAAAAGAGATATTGAAGTTCTGTTACAACGAGAAACTGGTTCTTCTGGGAGATGAGGTTTATCAGCAAAACATATACCAAGATGAGCGTCCCTTTATCAGCTCCAAGAAGGTCAGCTTCTACCTCTTTGTTTTCATGTAAACTGAAACTTGTGCATGATTTGTATCTAACATTTGTAACATTCTTTGGGGGAAAAAAAGGTTTTGATGGATATGGGTTCGCCGTTCAGCAAGGGAGTCCAGCTTGTGTCTTTTCACACTGTCTCTAAAGGTTATTGGGGCGAGTGTGGACAGAGAGGTGGATACTTTGAAATGACCAACATCCCTCCCAGGGTTTGTCTTTGACTCTCAAGTTACTTTTGTTATGTGTCGGAATATAACATGAGCATGATATGGTTTCTTGGGTTTGCAGGTTGTTGAAGAGATATACAAGGTTGCATCTATCGCTCTCAGCCCTAATGTGTCTGCACAGATCTTTGTAAGTTAAAAAAGCCTCAAACGTTATGTGGATTGGTTTTGTAGAGATTGATATGTTCTGAGAGTTGATATGAATGGTGCAGATGGGTTTGATGGTTAGTCCTCCAAAGCCTGGAGACATCTCATATGACCAGTTCGCCCGTGAAAGGTATTATACATAAATCCAATTAAGCACTTGTGATCATCATTATCCCTGGATTGAATCATTATGTACATTTTTCTAGCAAGGGGATTCTTGAATCTTTGAGAAGAAGAGCAAAGATCATGACTGATGGATTCAACAGCTGCAAGAACGTTGTCTGCAACTTCACAGAaggtaagaaaataataaatgaagcATGACATTACTTGTTGGTGGTGTTGTTTGATTCTTGTGTGGGTGTATATATGTTAGGTGCAATGTATTCGTTTCCTCAAATACGGTTACCACCGGGAGCTCTCCAAGCTGCGAAGCAAGCAGGAAAAGTGCCAGACGTTTTCTACTGTCTCAAGCTCTTAGAAGCAACAGGAATCTCCACAGTGCCTGGCTCTGGATTTGGACAGAAAGAAGGgtaaaacaacaacaactaaaGAATTCGGTTCTTGCTCTTTTGAT
It encodes:
- the LOC103835672 gene encoding glutamate--glyoxylate aminotransferase 1, yielding MALEYDLLNENVKKCQYAVRGELYLRASELQKEGKKIIFTNVGNPHALGQKPLTFPRQVVALCQAPFLLDDPNVGMLFPADAIARAKHYLSLTSGGLGAYSDSRGLPGVRKEVAEFIQRRDGYPSDPELIFLTDGASKGVMQILNCVIRGEGDGILVPVPQYPLYSATISLLGGSLVPYYLDESENWGLDVNNLRQSVAQARSQGISVRAMVIINPGNPTGQCLSEANLKEILKFCYNEKLVLLGDEVYQQNIYQDERPFISSKKVLMDMGSPFSKGVQLVSFHTVSKGYWGECGQRGGYFEMTNIPPRVVEEIYKVASIALSPNVSAQIFMGLMVSPPKPGDISYDQFARESKGILESLRRRAKIMTDGFNSCKNVVCNFTEGAMYSFPQIRLPPGALQAAKQAGKVPDVFYCLKLLEATGISTVPGSGFGQKEGVFHLRTTILPAEEEMPEIMDSFKKFNDEFMAQYENGFGYSRM